Proteins encoded in a region of the Alosa sapidissima isolate fAloSap1 chromosome 19, fAloSap1.pri, whole genome shotgun sequence genome:
- the LOC121692916 gene encoding uncharacterized protein LOC121692916 — translation MWFCWFLACCLAARQDEHSSDRAIKKRVKKYRLEELKRELEALGVNVDGHGQNIDENKNKSKKTKKELQIKKLKQVKDGRTGLDKRARERAEGLTLPMEIPEDVLHDLDGFLDKELEDCERNEQRDDDVKAVLDSLLDKVDSTLASEGLKDEEEKERVLRPVVGDRKEEAEREAHFWSARENHKASVPRRRFRGARHSSV, via the exons ATGTGGTTCTGCTGGTTTTTAGCCTGCTGCCTAGCAGCACGGCAGGATGAGCACAGTTCAGATAGAGCCATTAAGAAGCGCGTGAAAAAATACAGACTGGAGGAACTAAAGAGAGAACTGGAGGCTTTGGGGGTTAACGTTGATGGacatggacaaaacatagatgaaaataaaaacaaaagcaaaaagaCCAAAAAGGAACTCCAAATAAAGAAGCTGAAGCAGGTCAAGGACGGCAGAACTGGCCTGGACAAGAGGGCTAGGGAGAGGGCAGAAGGACTAACTCTGCCCATGGAGATCCCAGAAGATGTTCTTCATGACCTTGATGGATTCTTGGACAAAGAGTTGGAAGACTGTGAGAGAAATGAACAGAGGGATGACGATGTGAAAGCTGTGCTCGACAGTCTCCTAGATAAAGTGGACTCGACTCTGG CTTCAGAAGGACTGAAAGACgaagaagaaaaggagagagtctTGAGGCCAGTGGTTGGAGACAGGAAGGAGGAGGCTGAGCGGGAAGCTCATTTCTGGAGTGCCAGAGAGAACCACAAAGCCTCCGTCCCTAGGAGGAGGTTTCGGGGGGCAAGACACagcagtgtgtga
- the heatr1 gene encoding HEAT repeat-containing protein 1 has translation MTSLAQQLKRLALPQNDPNLFTRREIASLLFNPKEAASTDRSTFYALGCNGLEELLGIEPAFEEFLETLFSNASMDLERSVQSKEVNKKLDSDIDLFLTRLSPYFLLKPALKCIEWLLHRFHIHLYNPDSLIACALPYHETKIFVRVIQLLNIEDPTNRWNWLHGLQKPGVPLAKGTLLTHCYKDLGFMNFICKLVTKAVKAYSEFTRDGHCAQLRVIFSFYASTIVATLDAAEKITDSIIAKILPNVQLGLKSSLVDYKAATYMIVCQLAVKVVMEAHLVDSLAVQVSKSLCRAPLLAREGLGCLIVLLQNQKEGTVGPKAYGHLCGVPDLIPTLSNMASSYDISPLLRYLLPLLVHSVITQSDEKEEMQTDVASETSSHRSLFSSLLQEVPLTSSLDATVAKLLLEEYLSHGNQLPSEEISSLNQQMQPVVRLFESKYPGALDAALDSHVPDVSSSKDRSLFHQFISLSMSSGKYEILADSDTSLMLSLKHPLPAVRNMALEHLKEVLRKGQEGFDEAFLKDALLERLEDHVPDVVSAALQALELYVDRLDCEDTVSSLLSLLQRTDLTAKGDWYPVLKQAIQILDDPRVVEGNAKLKARVGWELLPYLVVTSPVPDSPELQLACHVAQTSLLSQLPLTKGWANVLEEVLQKTLEADIVGVANQQLILTLTKNLSAMDAGSKRTTMEEVAQALEKQKSGVRERAAFVVLSHTLLQGIVDLSETQHLLTAQRLYSLLEPAIMELLARPPEQVPVGTCPPAFVAEHLGEYLHLLRSGQDAQREQTMLLVSLLSQFISSLKSPQSGFKGETWWNPEKLDTSTCCYLRLLCRLFDAVITGASQGPLTSSFRVLLQLLFQVHLSNSLELFKFLSLLWGYSCNLSDQLECKVSAILQTQALYVGKALLAAQSPPNLTALAADSSPVVPSLLVCLCSPVCEVRRAAVACLQALPAASSSPFIPMVTALLKATEELISDPAYLSQALGKLYEEALSAGAKKSKQLVAVEQLVKCVQSPSCPAYMGKALLRALQEVNGERVLAIVLTPLDLLLDQFGSDISAFEGDEGLLVQLMLGKFDEQSAPLLASEPRSLDVLLKAMGTRAQPYPTLPSVQVMGLEKITKAFFSALGDEKVQQRILGVMFDLLVDCKNPVCAQTINNVFKAIAVDAELVANELTPVEKPKVSTSVVQTRRSMRLKKGQDAAAPAEETASVSWQRVTLILELLQHKKKLKRPQILVPALFNLLARSLEVQSAEHGNMEYTKQLLLSCLLNVCQKISPDGKPVSQEVLDEDKMNVELVVQCVRVSDMPQTHHHALLLLGTVAGVFPEKVLHNIMPIFTFMGANIMRLDDAYSFQVINKTVQTVIPALIQAYEGGSPQSEAHMECVVTKIMHVFTDALPHVPEHRRLPILSQLMVTLSPPRFLWMLLLLLFKQHATQTSANVSATEKDLALENDVDFWISICCEFEVKDQLTSLIKILKYLMVLPQDKEDDSDTRKARAKKTEETAMELIFNIEAHSSKELRHFKFLSVSFMSQLLASNRFVGKVADQEEVSIETMQALQQSLLEEILCYIHTVARCVEDNCNNPTAKFWRALLNKSYEVLDKVNSLLPTDTFIKVIRGLMGNQLPSVRRKAMELLNNKLQQKTQWQEEQVVALLPLTGDLLAVLGRGGPQRPGETQEQEEQAINRQTALYSLKLLCRSFGAGHPEAFVPVLSRAVELLLLPREERNVMGSALLCIAEVTSTLKALAIPQLHRLMPAVLNTLAERKDLLSNEIYLLSAVTALQKVSETLPHFISPYLLDTLLQVTRLTRVAEQTTTCPQLAARLSSLRTTLATKLPPRVLLPTVTKSYQSLVESQQNRLGPLMTILKEHIAHMEKDLLNSHQSELTTFFLSALDFRAQHCQGDLEKTKEIEGSVIDCLLGMVMKLSEVTFRPLFFKLFDWCKTDGAAKDRQLTFYRLSDSIAEKLKGLFVLFAGQLVKPFSDLLRQIHSANTDEAFFDEDDDQEKSCQLLQYVLDCLQKVFLYDTMRFLSKERADALMNPLVDQLENMLGGEEVYQTRVTKHLVPCIGQFAVAMGDDTQWKVLNYQVLLKTRHSSPKVRFSALLMVLELATRLKENYMVLLPETIPFLAELMEDECEEVEHQVQKVINEMETILGEPLQSYF, from the exons GTTTCACATTCATTTATACAATCCAGACAGTCTTATAGCATGTGCTCTACCGTATCATGAGACCAAAATATTTGTCAGAGTCATTCAGCTTTTGAATATAGAGGATCCAACTAACCGCTGGAACTGGTTACATGGACTCCAG AAACCAGGTGTACCCTTGGCCAAAGGGACACTTCTGACTCATTGTTACAAAGATCTGGGTTTCATGAACTTCATCTGCAAACTGGTCACCAAGGCAGTCAAG GCGTACTCAGAATTCACCCGCGACGGTCACTGTGCCCAGCTCCGTGTGATCTTCTCGTTCTACGCATCCACCATCGTAGCAACTCTGGATGCAGCAGAAAAGATTACGGACTCAATCATCGCTAAGATTTTGCCCAACGTACAGCTG GGCTTGAAGTCCTCCCTTGTGGACTACAAGGCGGCCACCTACATGATAGTGTGCCAGCTGGCGGTGAAGGTGGTCATGGAAGCGCACCTGGTGGACTCACTGGCCGTGCAGGTCAGCAAGTCTCTGTGCAGGGCCCCGCTGCTGGCCAGAGAGGGCCTGGGCTGCCTCATTGTCCTGCTGCAGAACCAGAAGGAGGGAACGGTGGGACCAAA aGCATACGGGCACTTGTGTGGGGTTCCTGACCTGATCCCCACACTTTCGAACATGGCATCATCATATGACATCAGTCCTCTCCTCCGttacctcctccctctcctcgtTCACTCTGTCATCACTCAGTCGG ATGAGAAGGAGGAGATGCAGACAGATGTGGCCTCAGAGACCAGCAGCCACAGGAGTTTATTCAGCTCTCTCCTCCAGGAGGTTCCTCTGACCAGCAGCCTAGATGCCACAGTAGCCAA GTTGCTTCTAGAAGAGTACCTCTCCCATGGTAACCAACTGCCCTCAGAAGAGATCTCCTCCCTAAACCAGCAAATGCAGCCAGTGGTGCGACTCTTTGAATCAAA GTATCCTGGAGCTCTGGATGCTGCTTTGGACAGTCATGTCCCAGATGTCTCTTCTTCCAAGGACAGAAGCCTTTTCCACCAGTTCATATCTCTCTCCATGAGTAGTGGCAAATATGAG ATCCTGGCTGATTCGGACACCTCCCTTATGCTCAGTCTGAAACACCCCCTGCCTGCTGTGAGGAACATGGCTTTGGAGCACCTGAAGGAGGTCCTCCGCAAAGGACAG GAGGGCTTTGACGAGGCCTTCCTGAAGGATGCTTTGCTTGAGCGCCTTGAGGATCACGTTCCTGATGTGGTCTCTGCAGCCTTGCAAGCTCTTGAG CTATATGTTGACCGCCTGGACTGTGAGGACACAGTTTCCAGTTTGCTCTCACTCCTTCAGCGCACTGACCTCACTGCCAAGGGAGACTG GTATCCTGTGCTGAAGCAAGCCATCCAGATCCTGGACGACCCCCGTGTGGTGGAGGGCAACGCGAAACTGAAGGCCCGTGTAGGCTGGGAGCTGCTGCCCTACCTGGTGGTGACGAGCCCCGTGCCGGACTCCCCCGAGCTCCAGCTGGCCTGCCATGTGGCCCagacctccctcctctcccagcTCCCCCTCACCAAGGGCTGGGCCAATG TGCTTGAGGAAGTGCTGCAGAAAACTCTTGAAGCTGACATTGTGGGAGTGGCCAACCAGCAGCTCATACTGACCCTGACCAAAAACCTGTCCGCCATGGATGCAGGCTCAAAGCGCACCACT atGGAGGAGGTGGCGCAGGCTCTGGAGAAGCAGAAGAGTGGCGTGAGGGAGAGGGCTGCGTTTGTGGTGCTGAGCCACACACTGCTGCAGGGCATAGTGGACCTGAGCGAGACCCAGCACCTCCTCACTGCCCAGAGGCTCTACAGCCTGCTGGAGCCCGCCATCATGGAGCTCCTCGCCCGGCCTCCAGAACAG GTGCCTGTGGGAACCTGTCCCCCGGCCTTTGTGGCGGAGCATCTGGGAGAGTACCTGCACCTGCTGCGCTCGGGCCAGGACGCCCAGAGAGAGCAGACCATGCTGTTGGTGTCCCTCCTCAGCCAGTTCATCAGCAGCCTCAAGAGCCCTCAGTCTGGCTTCAAAG GGGAGACGTGGTGGAACCCAGAGAAGCTGGACACGAGTACATGCTGCTACCTGCGCCTCCTGTGTCGCCTCTTTGACGCGGTCATCACAGGGGCCAGTCAAGGACCTCTGACCTCTAGCTTCAGGGTCCTCCTGCAGCTGCtcttccag GTGCACCTGAGCAACTCTCTGGAGCTCTTCAAGTTCCTGTCTCTGCTGTGGGGCTACAGCTGCAACCTGAGCGACCAGTTGGAGTGTAAAGTGAGTGCCATCCTGCAGACCCAGGCTTTGTACGTGGGCAAAGCCCTCCTGGCCGCCCAGTCCCCCCCGAACCTCACCGCGTTGGCAGCGGACTCATCTCCAG TGGTACCCTCCCTGCTGGTGTGTCTGTGCTCTCCAGTGTGTGAGGTGCGCAGGGCAGCGGTGGCCTGTCTGCAGGCCCTCCCGGCGGCCAGCTCCTCTCCGTTCATCCCTATGGTCACGGCCCTGCTTAAGGCCACAGAGGAGCTCATCTCTGACCCGGCCTACCTCAGCCAG GCCCTCGGGAAGCTGTATGAGGAGGCCCTCTCGGCAGGAGCCAAGAAGAGCAAGCAGCTGGTGGCCGTGGAGCAGCTGGTGAAGTGTGTCCAGAGCCCCAGCTGTCCAGCCTACATGGGCAAAGCCTTGCTCAGGGCTCTCCAAGAGGTCAATGGAGAG AGAGTGCTGGCCATCGTCCTAACCCCGCTGGATCTTCTGCTGGACCAGTTTGGCTCCGACATCTCTGCATTCGAGGGCGACGAGGGCCTGCTGGTGCAACTCATGCTGGGCAAGTTCGACGAGCAGTCGGCCCCTCTCCTGGCCAGCGAGCCCCGCAGCCTGGACGTCCTCCTCAAAGCCATGGGCACCCGGGCCCAGCCCTACCCCACGCTCCCCAGCGTCCAGGTCATGGGTCTGGAGAAG ATTACCAAGGCCTTCTTCTCAGCTCTTGGTGATGAGAAGGTCCAGCAAAGAATTCTGGGAGTCATGTTTGATTTGCTGGTGGATTGCAAGAATCCAGTCTGTGCCCAGACCATAAACAATGTCTTCAAAGCG ATCGCTGTGGATGCTGAGCTGGTGGCTAATGAGTTGACGCCTGTAGAAAAACCCAAAGTGTCTACGAGCGTGGTGCAGACTCGTAGGAGTATGAGACTGAA GAAAGGGCAGGATGCCGCGGCCCCTGCTGAGGAGACTGCGTCCGTCTCCTGGCAGAGGGTGACCCTCATCCTGGAGCTGCTGCAGCACAAGAAGAAGCTCAAGAGGCCACAGATCCTGGTGCCAGCTCTGTTTAACCTCCTGGCCAG GAGTCTGGAGGTGCAGTCAGCAGAGCATGGCAACATGGAGTACACCAAACAGCTTCTTCTCAGCTGCCTGCTCAACGTCTGCCAGAAGATCTCTCCCGATGGCAAGCCAGTCAGCCAAG AGGTTCTCGACGAGGACAAGATGAATGTGGAGCTTGTGGTTCAGTGTGTGAGGGTGTCGGACATGCCCCAGACCCACCAccatgctctgctgctgctgggcacTGTGGCTGGTGTCTTCCCT GAGAAGGTCCTTCACAACATCATGCCTATATTCACCTTCATGGGCGCCAACATCATGCGCCTGGATGATGCCTACAGCTTCCAAGTCATTAACAAAACTGTGCAGACAGTCATTCCTGCTCTCATACAA GCCTACGAAGGCGGCTCTCCCCAGTCCGAGGCCCACATGGAGTGCGTGGTGACCAAGATCATGCACGTGTTCACGGACGCGCTGCCCCACGTGCCCGAGCACCGACGCCTGCCCATCCTCTCCCAGCTGATGGTCACCCTGAGCCCACCCCGCTTCCTGTggatgctcctgctgctgctgttcaaGCAGCACGCCACCCAGACCTCAGCCAACGTCAGCGCTACAGAGAAG GATTTGGCTCTGGAGAACGATGTGGACTTCTGGATTTCAATCTGCTGTGAATTTGAGGTGAAAGACCAGCTCACATCTCTCATTAAAATCCTGAAGTATCTCATGGTATTGCCTCAAGACAAAGAGGATG ATTCTGACACCAGAAAAGCACGGGCCAAGAAGACAGAAGAGACAGCCATGGAACTCATCTTCAACATTGAAGCTCACAGCAGCAAGGAGCTTCGCCATTTCAAATTCCTGTCTGTCTCCTTCATGTCCCAACTACTGGCCTCTAACCGCTTTGTTGGAAAG GTGGCAGATCAGGAAGAAGTGTCCATTGAAACCATGCAGGCCCTTCAGCAGAG TCTACTTGAGGAGATTCTGTGCTACATCCACACTGTGGCTCGCTGTGTGGAGGACAACTGCAACAACCCCACCGCCAAATTCTGGAGAGCACTGCTCAACAAGTCCTACGAAGTCCTAGACAAA GTGAACTCTCTGCTCCCCACAGACACCTTCATCAAGGTGATCAGAGGCCTGATGGGGAACCAGCTGCCCTCAGTGAGGAGGAAAGCCATGGAGCTGCTCAACAACAAACTACAGCAGAAGACTCAGTGGCAGGAAGAGCAG GTGGTGGCGTTGCTTCCACTCACTGGAGACCTGCTGGCCGTTCTGGGCCGCGGAGGCCCACAGCGTCCGGGCGAGACCCAGGAACAGGAGGAGCAGGCCATCAACCGGCAGACGGCCCTCTACAGCCTCAAGCTTCTGTGCCGCAGCTTTGGGGCTGGCCACCCCGAGGCCTTCGTGCCGGTGCTGAGCCGCGCtgtggagctgctgctgctgccccgtGAGGAGAGGAACGTGATGGGCAGTGCCCTGCTCTGCATCGCTGAGGTCACCAGCACCCTGAAGGCTCTGGCCATCCCACAGCTCCACAG ACTGATGCCAGCGGTGCTGAACACACTGGCTGAGCGTAAGGACCTGCTATCCAATGAGATCTACCTGCTGAGCGCTGTAACGGCTCTGCAGAAGGTCTCTGAGACGCTGCCCCACTTCATCAGCCCATACCTGCTGGACACACTGCTGCAG GTGACACGTCTGACTCGGGTGGCAGAGCAGACCACCACGTGCCCCCAGTTGGCAGCACGCCTATCCTCACTCCGCACAACCTTGGCCACCAAGCTGCCGCCCAGGGTACTACTGCCCACAGTTACCAAGTCTTACCAAAGTCTTGTGGAGTCCCAGCAG AACCGTCTTGGGCCATTAATGACTATTTTGAAAGAACACATCGCTCACATGGAAAAGGACCTACTCAACTCCCACCAGTCAGAGCTCACCACCTTCTTCCTGTCAGCGCTGGACTTCCGAGCCCAACACTGTCAG GGTGATCTGgagaagaccaaagagattgagGGCTCAGTGATCGATTGTCTGTTGGGCATGGTCATGAAGCTTTCAGAGGTCACTTTTAGGCCTCTCTTCTTCAAA CTATTTGACTGGTGCAAGACGGATGGCGCAGCCAAAGACCGACAGCTGACATTTTACCGCCTGTCGGACAGCATTGCAGAGAAGCTGAAGGGGCTGTTTGTGCTCTTCGCTGGCCAGCTGGTGAAGCCATTCTCTGACCTCCTCCGCCAGATTCACTCAGCTAATACAG ATGAAGCCTTCTTCGATGAAGATGATGACCAGGAGAAGAGTTGCCAACTGCTGCAGTATGTCCTGGACTGCCTGCAGAAGGTCTTCCTATACGACACAATGCGCTTCCTCAGCAAGGAGAGGGCAGACGCCCTCATGAACCCTCTTGTGGATCAG CTGGAGAACATGTTGGGTGGAGAGGAGGTCTACCAAACCAGAGTCACCAAACACCTGGTGCCCTGCATTGGTCAGTTTGCCGTTGCTATGGGAGATGACACCCAGTGGAAGGTCCTTAACTACCAGGTCCTGCTGAAAACACGGCACAGCTCTCCGAAG GTGCGGTTTTCAGCTTTGCTCATGGTGCTGGAGCTTGCTACGAGACTGAAGGAGAATTACATGGTCCTGCTGCCTGAAACCATCCCCTTCCTGGCTGAACTCATGGAGG ATGAGTGTGAAGAAGTGGAACACCAGGTTCAGAAGGTAATCAATGAAATGGAGACCATCCTGGGAGAGCCACTGCAGAGCTACTTCTAA